In Candidatus Atribacteria bacterium, a single genomic region encodes these proteins:
- a CDS encoding ABC transporter permease subunit, giving the protein MKEKEISPTNILMLFPGVGFILLFIGSSIFLTLMQSFGLFSITGKSVFTLENWKAILLSRESMDSLFFSLKMGLLSSIGTVVVAFPIALFFRKGGTGKGILGSIIKVPLFIPALVAAFLILNLISYHGLVNTLLMRLNIIDESLRMLNDKFGWGVVFIQIWKNLPFVLLIVMASLASIRDDTIDAAKNLGAGYWSILFRMYIPLAMPGILVSMILMFIKAFGDFPICSVAGPIYPSSMAGRMHIMATLYQEWDQAAVLGVIIIVTAFVVIWAYSRLAEFVKGEA; this is encoded by the coding sequence ATGAAGGAAAAGGAGATTTCACCAACAAATATCCTTATGCTTTTTCCGGGCGTGGGATTCATCCTCTTGTTTATCGGGTCATCCATTTTTCTAACCCTCATGCAAAGCTTTGGCCTCTTTAGTATTACCGGAAAATCAGTGTTTACCTTAGAAAATTGGAAAGCAATATTACTAAGTAGAGAGTCCATGGATTCTCTCTTCTTTTCTCTTAAGATGGGTCTTTTAAGTTCAATAGGTACCGTGGTTGTTGCCTTTCCTATAGCTTTGTTTTTTAGAAAGGGCGGAACTGGGAAAGGAATCTTAGGTTCTATTATCAAAGTGCCGCTCTTTATACCCGCTTTAGTGGCTGCTTTTCTTATCCTTAACCTGATTTCCTACCATGGGCTGGTAAATACTTTACTTATGCGTCTTAATATAATCGATGAATCATTACGTATGCTCAATGACAAATTTGGCTGGGGAGTGGTTTTTATTCAGATATGGAAGAATCTACCCTTTGTGCTACTGATTGTGATGGCATCCTTAGCATCGATTAGGGATGATACCATCGATGCGGCGAAAAATCTGGGGGCAGGATACTGGTCCATATTGTTTAGGATGTATATACCCTTAGCAATGCCAGGTATATTAGTTTCTATGATCCTTATGTTTATTAAGGCCTTTGGAGATTTCCCGATATGTAGTGTTGCCGGGCCGATATATCCTTCATCAATGGCAGGACGGATGCACATCATGGCTACCCTATATCAGGAATGGGATCAAGCAGCAGTATTAGGAGTGATCATAATTGTGACTGCTTTCGTAGTCATCTGGGCTTATTCACGATTAGCAGAATT
- a CDS encoding ABC transporter ATP-binding protein, whose protein sequence is MSKLRIVNLTKRFNEVLAVDNISLEVADGEFVTLLGPSGCGKTTTLRAIAGFCNPDGGEIFFGDKIMNNIPPNKRNTAMCFQSYALFPHMSVWDNISFGLKMKKIPQKEQKNKILKIMKMLGIENLEKRKPGQLSGGQQQRVALARAIVTEPQILLFDEPLSNLDAKLRVQVRVEIREMQKRLGITSLYVTHDQDEALAISDRIVVMNRGHIEQLGDPYTIYRTPETSFVAGFIGLANIYEGTIVKRDRNRYIVEAPFGKITITSKNQKLPEASKTMKFVWRPEDMKIYTPGAPNRVKGQVLQAVFMGNITDIFMEVQGNKIRAQTDESRRFVTGDIIEFSIPEDVFSILRR, encoded by the coding sequence GTGTCAAAGCTGAGGATTGTAAACTTAACCAAAAGATTCAATGAAGTCCTGGCTGTGGATAATATAAGTTTAGAGGTGGCTGATGGTGAATTTGTCACCCTACTCGGTCCTTCAGGCTGTGGAAAGACAACTACTTTGAGGGCTATTGCAGGATTCTGCAATCCTGACGGGGGTGAGATATTTTTTGGAGACAAGATCATGAACAATATTCCTCCAAATAAACGGAATACCGCTATGTGCTTCCAATCCTATGCTTTATTCCCCCATATGTCCGTCTGGGACAATATAAGCTTCGGATTAAAAATGAAAAAAATTCCTCAAAAGGAACAGAAAAATAAAATCTTAAAAATAATGAAAATGCTGGGAATTGAGAATTTGGAAAAACGCAAACCCGGGCAGCTGTCTGGAGGACAGCAGCAGCGGGTTGCCCTGGCAAGAGCTATTGTAACCGAACCTCAGATTCTTCTTTTTGATGAGCCGCTTTCTAACCTGGATGCCAAGTTGCGTGTTCAAGTAAGAGTAGAGATAAGAGAGATGCAAAAACGGCTGGGAATAACATCTCTATATGTGACTCATGACCAGGATGAGGCTTTGGCGATATCAGACAGGATTGTGGTTATGAATCGAGGTCATATTGAACAATTGGGAGATCCCTATACCATCTATCGAACTCCCGAAACCAGTTTTGTAGCTGGATTTATCGGTCTTGCGAATATCTATGAAGGAACAATAGTTAAAAGGGATAGGAACCGCTATATTGTTGAAGCTCCTTTTGGAAAGATAACTATTACCTCAAAGAACCAGAAACTACCCGAAGCGAGCAAAACTATGAAGTTTGTCTGGCGGCCTGAGGATATGAAGATCTATACCCCAGGAGCACCGAATAGAGTCAAAGGGCAAGTTCTGCAAGCTGTTTTTATGGGAAATATTACCGATATCTTCATGGAAGTTCAAGGAAATAAGATACGTGCCCAGACTGATGAATCCAGGAGATTTGTCACCGGAGATATCATAGAGTTTAGTATTCCCGAGGACGTTTTCAGCATCTTGAGGAGGTAA
- a CDS encoding extracellular solute-binding protein, with the protein MEINLKSRLAFFMLFLCLVVFLSGITFTVVAQEIDLQKASWDEIVTAAKEEGQVTFYAWYFPDYFKEAAQDFEKQYGIKVNLIIGDSTANFNKAISEKDRAVGTIDVMIVGGQWVKTSMDLGLFTGPMKNVIPDADKLAPSLWEVQEGVLTKGYLTPFHRNQTGILYDPERVSNPPQTWAELEAWIDANPKKFGFNDPSKGGSGQSFVHTLIKETTGGLDKYKGDTDVVPEKVANWNLAWKWVNDREDKLTFTVSNNDSIIRINDGEMAMTFGWDDNVKDMMNKGNIFARAKMYIPKMGAAGGGDTMGLLKNAPNKAAGALFIYHITTKEQQLKKFEMVGAYPARTDIALEGTLLTEEDRANNAIAWFPAPYKSFMISEFVKNVLMK; encoded by the coding sequence ATGGAAATTAATTTAAAAAGTCGTTTAGCATTCTTTATGCTATTTTTATGTTTGGTTGTGTTTCTTTCTGGAATTACTTTTACCGTAGTTGCTCAGGAAATTGACCTGCAGAAAGCCAGCTGGGATGAGATAGTTACTGCTGCCAAGGAGGAAGGGCAGGTAACATTCTATGCCTGGTATTTTCCAGACTATTTTAAAGAAGCAGCTCAGGATTTTGAGAAGCAATACGGTATTAAAGTCAATTTGATTATCGGGGATTCGACAGCTAACTTCAATAAAGCAATATCGGAAAAGGATCGTGCCGTTGGTACAATCGACGTAATGATTGTTGGAGGACAGTGGGTAAAGACTAGTATGGATCTGGGTTTGTTCACCGGACCCATGAAAAACGTGATACCCGATGCAGACAAACTGGCTCCGTCTCTTTGGGAAGTTCAAGAGGGTGTGTTAACTAAGGGATATCTCACTCCCTTCCATAGGAATCAGACCGGTATCCTTTATGATCCGGAACGTGTTTCCAATCCGCCCCAGACTTGGGCAGAACTCGAGGCTTGGATAGATGCCAACCCCAAGAAATTTGGTTTCAATGATCCTTCAAAAGGTGGTTCCGGCCAATCCTTCGTTCACACATTAATCAAAGAAACTACGGGAGGTTTAGATAAATATAAAGGTGACACAGATGTGGTTCCAGAGAAGGTAGCGAATTGGAACCTGGCTTGGAAGTGGGTCAACGATCGTGAAGATAAGCTAACCTTTACTGTATCAAACAATGACTCCATCATCAGGATCAATGACGGAGAAATGGCTATGACCTTTGGTTGGGATGATAATGTCAAAGATATGATGAATAAAGGAAACATCTTTGCCAGAGCCAAAATGTATATTCCTAAAATGGGGGCGGCTGGTGGTGGAGATACCATGGGCTTGCTTAAGAACGCACCGAACAAGGCCGCTGGTGCGCTTTTTATCTATCATATCACCACAAAAGAGCAGCAGCTTAAGAAGTTCGAAATGGTGGGTGCTTATCCTGCAAGAACCGATATTGCTTTAGAAGGAACGCTATTAACCGAAGAAGATAGAGCGAATAATGCAATTGCATGGTTCCCCGCACCTTATAAAAGCTTCATGATTTCTGAATTCGTCAAGAATGTCTTGATGAAATAG